From a single Miscanthus floridulus cultivar M001 chromosome 8, ASM1932011v1, whole genome shotgun sequence genomic region:
- the LOC136474032 gene encoding uncharacterized protein gives MWGLVRQGLRWGRRRRTARVVDESALGADGDVDGGAAAPPAAGGAVAAPTLGSALARALLALACAIRFDGEDVGATEEAWAATGWRPRADEVSHLMVRESMRYAIYA, from the coding sequence ATGTGGGGCCTGGTGCGGCAGGGCCTGCGatggggccggcggcggcggacggCGCGGGTGGTGGACGAGAGCGCGCTCGGTGCAGACGGCGACGTTGACGGTGGCGCCGCCGCTCCGCCGGCCGCTGGCGGCGCGGTGGCGGCGCCGACGCTGGGCAGCGCCCTGGCCAGGGCGCTGCTGGCGCTGGCGTGCGCCATCCGCTTCGACGGCGAGGACGTCGGCGCGACCGAGGAGGCGTGGGCCGCCACCGGGTGGCGACCGCGCGCCGACGAGGTCAGCCACCTCATGGTGCGCGAGAGCATGCGCTACGCCATCTACGCGTAG